The segment CAGCGTGAACCCGTCGGGATAGCCCGCTTCGGCGAGGAGCTCTTTCGCCTTTTCGATGTCGTAGGGATACCGTTCGTCGAGCTCGGGCACGTAGGCGTCACTGTTGACGGAGAAGACTTGCGTGGTCGGCGTGCCGTAGCCCCCGGCGAGCGCCTGTACGAGCGACTCGCGGTCGAGCGAGTGGTTGATCGCCTGACGCACCCTCACATCCCCCATCGCGGGATTGATCGTGCCGTCGCGATCGGTGAGAAGGAATCCCGCCCAGTTGAGTTCGACGAGGTTCGGGCTGTACCCGGCGGCTTCGGCATCCGGAATCTGCGTGGGTGTGTTCGAGGCCGACACGTCGACCTGGCCACCCTTGAGCGCATTGACCAGAGCGGTGGCGTCGTTGTAGACGTTGACCACGATCTCGTCGTAGTGGACGGACTCGGGGTCCCAATAGTCGTCACGCTTCTCGAAGACATACGACGAACCGACGACGGTCTGGGACTGGTCGAGTTCGTAGGGCCCGGATCCGACCGGATCAGTCTGAGCGTCTGCGGAGTCCCACATCGCGGGGCTGCCCTGCAGTCCGGCGTTCTGCGAGAGGTAGACCAGGAAGGCGGGGTCAGGCTGAGTCAGCGTGATGCGCAACGTCGCGTCATCCACTGCTTCGGCTGACTCCATCGCAGTCAGGAACGAGGCGTTGTCGCTGGTGCCGTCGCGGAAGCGGATCAGATTCTCGGCGGCAACCTCGGCGGTGAACGATTCGCCATCGGAGAAGGTCACGTCGTCGCGAAGCGTCATCGTCAGCTCCGTCAACGAGTCATTCCACGACCAGTCGGTAGCCAGGCCGGCCTCGATCTCCCCATCCGGACTCGTGCGAAGCAGGGTGTCGTAGACCGGCTGGAGAAACGCGACATCCCCCGCCCAGCGCGCCTCCCACGGCGCGAAAGACGCAAGCGGAGCAGCAGCGCCGTAGCGAAGGGTCTGAGTTTCTGTGGAACTGCCTTGTCCGCCGGCGCAGCCGGACATGACGAGCAGTCCGGTGACGGCGGCCGCTGTGAGCAGGTGCTTCCTGGTGTGCATCCTTGCACGTTCCTTTCGATGCTGAAGGGACGACCTGGTGTAGGCGTTTCGCCAAGGTATCAGCAAAACCGGATGCTTATCCGGTTTATAACCGGAATCGATACCGGGATGTCGTGCTACTTTCGCTGCGTGCCGGCCACCCCTACCCGTCGCCGCGGCGAATACGCCAAGACGGCCCTTCGACGCGAGCAGATCCTCGACGCTGCCGCCGAGGTCTTCGGGCGCTCAGGATTCACCTCGGCATCACTGGCCGACATCGCCGATGCCGCGGGAATCAGCATCGCCGGGCTCAACCATCACTTCGCAACGAAGACCCAGCTCCTCGAAGCAGTCTTCGATCGCAATCGCGCACGAGCGGCCGCACTCTTCACGAGCGACGATCCCGTCGAGAAGCTGCGCGCCGTCCTCAATCTTGCCGTGGCGAACGAAAACGATCCTCTGACAACCCAACTGTTCACCATGATGTCGGTCGAGGCATCGTCTGCTGACCACCCCGCCCACTCCTGGCTGCTCCGGCACTACGAAGAGACTCTGACGATGGTCACCGACACGTTCGCGGAACTCGAGCAGATCGGCCTGCTGCGAGCCGATATGACTCCGCAAGCCGCGGCTCGCGCGTACATGGCGCTGTCGGATGGTCTCCAGATACAAGCCTTGTACCAGCCCGGCGGGTTCTCGCAGCCAGACCTGATCCGCCGAGTCCTCAGCAGCTTCCTCTCGCAGCCTCTCTGAGAGAGGAAATAGCGTCCTTGGGGCCGCCGGGAGACAGCGTCGACCGCACAGGAATCCCTAGCCGGACGGCTCAGGGAGATGCGGCGGCACCGTCCGACACCGGAATCAGTCGGATGAGCTGGGTGACGTGCCGCGGCTCGAGCTCCGCCAGCGACGACACACCTAGCAGCGCCATCGTCCGCTCGATCTCGCTGCGGAGGATCGCGATGGTGCGGTCGACGCCCTGCCTGCCGCCGGCCATGAGTCCGTAGAGGTAGGCGCGGCCGATGAGGGTGAACTTGGCGCCGAGGGCGATGGATGCGACGATGTCGGCGCCGTTCATGATGCCGGTGTCGACCATGATCGTGGCGTCCTTGCCCACCTCGCGGACCACGTGCGGGAGGAGGTGGAACGGCACCGGGGCGCGGTCGAGCTGACGACCGCCGTGGTTGGACAGGATGATCCCGTCGACCCCCCGGTCGACCAGCCGCGTCGCGTCCGCAACGTTCTGCACGCCCTTCACCACCAGCTTGCCGGGCCACATCGAGCGGATGAGATCCAGGTCGTCGTAGCTGATGGTGGGGTCCATCGCGGCGTTGAGCAATTCCCCGACGGTACCGCCTGTGGTGCTGAGGGACGCGAACTCCAGCTTCGGGGTGGTGAGGAAGTCGATCCACCACCACGGCCGGGGAATGGCGTTGACAATGGTGCCGAGCGTCAGCTGCGGAGGGATGGAGAACCCGTTGCGCTTGTCACGGAGCCGCGCTCCCGCGATCGGGGTGTCCACGGTGAACTGCAGCGTGTCGAAACCGGCCCTCGCGGCACGTTCCACCAGACCGAACGAGATCTCACGCTGCCGCATCACGTACAACTGGAACCAGTTGCGCCCCGCGATCCCGAACGGCAGCGCCGATGGACCTCCGAGGATCTCGCATGACGTGTCGACGCGAGGGGCTGGGCGAAGAACGTCGGGGTGGAACTCGACGTCTTCGAACGCCCGCCGCGCGCGGTCGAGGGAGATCTCGCCCTCTGCGGCGCCGTCGGTGTAATCGAACGCCGCCTTCGGCGTGCGGCGCTTGGCGATCGCCCGCAGATCCGCGATCGTCAACGCCGATTCGAGTCGGCGCTTGCGTCCGTTGAGCTCGGGGCGCTTGAACTGCATGAGCTCCAGCAGCTCGGCGGGGCGGGGAAGCTGACGGGTGACCATGGTCACTCCTCCTCAGAGCGGGGATGGTGATGGCGAAGGTTCTGCGTGCGGGCAACGAGGTCTCGCAGAGCCTCGAGCGACCCGTCGACGAACCCGACGGCCCGGGCCTGGACGAGGATGTTCCCCAGCGCCGTTGCCTCGACAGGGCCGGCGACGACGGGCACACCCGCGCGGTCGGCGGTCCGCTGGCATAGGAGTTCGTTCATCGCCCCACCGCCGACGATGTGGATGACGCGGAGCGGGGTCCCCCGCAGTGCCGCGGCGTGGTGGGCTGTTCGGGCGAAGGCATCGGCGAGCGACTCGATGATGCTTCGGGTGTACTCCGCCTGAGTGCGCGGTGGGGCGACTCCGTGCTCCTCGCACCAGGCGTTGATCCGGGCGGTCATGTCGCCGGGACGGAGGAAGCGGGAGTCGTCTACGTCGAACAGCGGAACCGACGTCACAGGGACCTCCGCCGCCGATCCCAGGAGCTCGGGAAGGTCGATGCGGTCCCCCTCCTGTTCCCACCCGCGGATGGTCTCGGTGAGAATCCACAGGCCCATAACGTTGCGGAGCAGACGGATGCGTCCGTCGACGCCTCCCTCGTTGCTGAACCCTGCTTCGCGGGCCTCCGTCGTGAGGACGGGGGTCTCCGTTTCCACACCGACAAGCCCCCAGGTGCCGCACGAGATGAACGCGGCACCGTCCTGCGTCATCGGCACCGCGACGACCGCGGACGCGGTGTCGTGAGAACCGACCGCCGTCACCGCGACCGAAGGCGACAGTCCGGTGCCGCTCGCAACGCCGTCTGAGAGGGTGCCGACCAGATCACCGGGCGCGACGAGGTCGGGCAGGAGTGAGCGCCGGATCCCCACCCTGTCGAGGAGTTCGGTGTCCCAGCGTCCGGAACGGATATCGATCAGCCCGGTGGTCGATGCGTTCGTGCGCTCGGCCCAGATCGATCCGGTCAACCAGTACCCGAGCAGGTCGGGGATGAGGAGGAGCTTGTCCGCCAGATCGAGGAAGTCCCCCTCCTCCGATTCGAGCTGGTAGACGGTGTTGAAGGGCAGGTGTTGCAGTCCGTTCCGGGCGAAGAGCTCGGGGTGACGGATCCGGTTGTGCACACGAACCACGCCGCGCCATGTTCGCTCGTCGCGGTAGTGGACGGGGTTCCGTAACAGCGTCCCGCGCCGCAGCATCCCGTAGTCCACTGCCCAGGAATCCACGCCGACCGATCGCAGATCGGGTGCGACGCGGCCGGCGGCGCGGAGCCCCGCGAGCGACTCTCCCCACAGGTGGAGAATGTCCCAGTGCAGGGTGTCCCCCACGCGGACAGGGGTGTTCGGGAAGCGTGCGACTGTCTCCGTTTCCAGTGCGTCGGGCCCGACCCGACCGACGATGACGCGGCCGCTGGTTGCTCCGAGGTCGATGGCCGCGACCGCGCCGGTACCTGTCATCGGAGGAACGCGGCCGCGACACCGGAATCGACGGGGATGTGCAGACCCGTCGTGCGGCTGAGCTCGGGGCCGGTCAGGACGTAGACGGCGTCTGCGACGTTCTCGGGCACGACCTCGCGCTTGAGGATGGTGCGCTGGGCGTAGAACGTGCCGAGGTCCTTCTCCTCCACGCCGTAGGTGGCGGCGCGGTTGGCGCCCCAGCCGGAGGCGAAGATGCCCGAGCCGCGCACGACCCCGTCGGGGTTGATGCCGTTCACGCGTACCCCGTGCTCCCCGAGCTCGACCGCGAGCAAGCGGACCTGGTGGGCCTGGTCGGCTTTGGTCGCCGAGTAGGCGATGTTGTTCGGGCCCGCGAAGACGGAGTTCTTCGACGAGATGTAGACGACATCGCCGCCGAGCTGCTGCTCGATGAGGACCTTCGCCGCCGCCTTCGACACCAGGAACGACCCCTTGGCCATCACGTCGTGCTGCAGGTCCCAGTCCTTCTCGGTGGTCTCCAGCAGCGGCTTGGACAGCGACAGCCCGGCATTGTTGACGACGAGGTCGACACCGCCGAAGGCGAGCACCGCGGCATCCATCGCAGCCCGGACCGCGTCGGCGTCGGCGACGTTCGCGGCGACGCCGATGGCCACATCGGTGTCGCCGAGCTCCGCCGCGGCCGCCCGCGCCTTCTCGAGATCGAGATCAGCGACCACCACACATGCGCCTTCTGCGGCGAGGCGGGTCGCGATGGCCTTGCCGATGCCGGATGCTGCGCCGCTGACGAACGCGATGCGGCCCTGGTGGGTCTTGGGCTTCGGCATGCGCTGCAGCTTGGCCTCTTCCAATGCCCAGTACTCGATGCGGAACTTCTCGGCATCGCTGATCGGCGCGTAGGTCGACAGCGCCTCGGCGCCGCGCATGACGTTGATGGCGTTGACGTAGAACTCCCCCGCGACGCGCGCGGTCTGCTTGTTGGCACCGTACGAGAACATGCCCACGCCCGGCACGAGCACGATCAGCGGGTCGGCGCCGCGGATCGCCGGGCTGTCGGCGGTGGCGTGCGCGTCGTAATACGCCTGGTAGTCGGCGCGGTACTCCTCGTGCAGCTCACGCAGGCGGGCGACGGATGCCTCGACCTCCGCGTCGGCCGGCAGGTCGAGGATCAGCGGCTTCACCTTGGTGCGCAGGAAGTGGTCGGGGCAGCTGGTGCCGAGCGCGGCGAGCGCGGGCGCCTTCTCGGAGGCCAGGAAGTCCAGCACGACGTCGGAGTCGGTGAAGTGACCCACCATGGGCTTGTCCGTGGACGCGAGCCCGCGGATCGTGGGTGCGAGCGCGGCAGCCTTCGCCCGGCGCTCTGCCTCGGGGAGTGCATCGAATCCCTGCCGCACGCCGCCGAACGGCTCGTCCTTGCCGTTCTCGGCGATGTACTCGGCGGCAGTCCCTATGATCCACAGGGAGTTCTGCTCGGCTTCGTCCGAGGTGTCGCCCCACGCCGTGATGCCGTGCCCGCCGAGGACGCATCCGATCGCCTGTGGATTGCGCGCCTTCACGTCGGCGATGTCGAGGCCCAGCTGAAACCCGGGGCGGCGCCAGGGCACCCAGACGACCTTGTCTCCGAAGATCGTGCGGGTCAGCTCTTCGCCTTCCGCGGCGGTGGCGATGGCGATGCCCGAATCGGGGTGCAGGTGGTCGACGTGCGCGGCATCCACGAGCCCGTGCATGGCGGTGTCGATCGACGGCACGGCGCCGCCTTTGCCGTGCAGACAGTAGTCGAACGCCGCGACCATCTCGTCCTCCCGTTCGACGCCCGGGTAGACGTTCACGAGAGCACGCATCCGATCGAGTCGGAGCACGGCGAGCCCGGCCTCGGTGAGTGTGCCCAGGTCGCCACCGGAGCCCTTGACCCACAGCAGCTCGACAGGCTCACCCGTGACCGGATCGGTCTCGGCGCCCTTCGCGGAGGTGTTGCCGCCGGCGTAGTTCGTGTTCTTCGGGTCGGCGCCGAGGCGGTTGGAACGCGCGATGAGGTCGGCTGCTGCGGGATTCGTCATGAGGTCCTCGAAATCGTTGCGGTGATGTTGGAGCGACGGCGCGGGCTACGCGCCCCACCCGGCCTGAGCGCCGCCGACGCGGTCGGCCGCGATCCGCTCCTGGTAGCCCGATGCCGCATACGCAGCCATCGGGTCGGCAGGCAGACCGCGCGACTCACGCCATTCGGCGAGCGCCGGACGCACATCGGTGTAGAAAGCGTCCATGAAGACCGCCTGCGCACCGAGCACATCGTTCGCGGACTGGGCGGCGGCAAGGGCATCGCGATCGACGAGCAGCGCGCGGGCCGTCATCTCCTGAACATTCAACACCGACCGGATCTGACCGGGAATCTTGTCCTCGATGTTGTGGCACTGGTCGAGCATGAAGGCCACATCGGGATTGTTCAAGCCGCCACCGCGGACCACTTCGAAGAGGATGCGGAACAGCTGGAACGGATCAGCGGCGCCGACGATGAGGTCGTCGTCCGCGTAGAAGCGGGAGTTGAAGTCGAACGAGCCGAGTTTCCCGAGCCGCAGCAGCTGCATCACGATGAACTCGATGTTCGTCCCGGGCGCGTGATGGCCGGTGTCGAGGCACACCATCGCCCTGTCGCCGAGGGCCGCCACCTGGGCGTACGAGGTACCCCAGTCCGGGACATCCGTGTGGTAGAACGCCGGTTCGAAGAACTTGTACTCCAGCACCAGCCGCTGCTCGTTACCGAGGCGGGCGTAGACCTGCTGCAGCGAGTCGGCGAGGCGGTTCTGGCGGGCGCGCATGTCGTTCTGGCCGGGATAGTTCGATCCTTCGGCGAGCCAGATCTTCAGGTCGCGCGACCCGGTCGCGTGCATGATGTCGATGCACTCGAAGTGGTGGTCGATCGCCTTCTGCCGGATGCGGTCCTCCGCGTGCGTCAGCGCCCCGAACTTGTAGTCCTCGTCCTGGAACGTGTTCGAGTTGATCGTGCCGAGCTTCACGCCCAGGCCTTCCGCGTGGTCCCGGAGGGCGTTGTACGAGTCGACCTTGTCCCACGGAATGTGCAGCGCAACGCTCGGCGCCAGCGCAGTGAACTCGTTCACCTTCGCCGCATCCGCGATCTTCTCGAACGGATCGCGCGGCGTGCCGGGCGTCGTGAAGACGCGGAAGCGGGTGCCGGAGTTGCCGAACGCCCAAGAGGGGAGTTCGATGCCCTGCGCGGAGAGCTGCTGAAGAGCATCCGGCGTCAGTGTCTTGCTCATCATGAGACCTCCGTAATGAATCGTTTCAACGCTAGCGTGCTGTATCGTTTCACGCAACCAGACCGTGAACGAAGAAGGCGAAGATGTCCGTCAGCGTGAAGGACGTCGCGGCCCTGGCTCAGGTGTCGGTGGGCACCGTCTCGAACGTGCTGAACAGACCCGAGAGGGTGTCGGCTGCGACGGTGCAGCGGGTCCAGCGCGCGATCGACGAGCTCGGCTTCGTCCGCAACGATGCCGCTCGACAGCTGCGGGCCGGGCACAGCCGAAGTATCGGCCTCGCTGTGCTGGACGTCCGCAACCCGTTCTTCACCGACCTCGCACGCGGGGCGGAGCAGCAAGCCGCCGAGAAGGATCTCTCGGTTCTCCTCGGTAACAGCGACAACGATGTCTCACGCGAAGCGAGGTACCTCGATCTTTTCGAGGAGCAGCGTGTTCAGGGCGTTCTCATCACACCGGTCGGCGACATCACGGCCCGGCTCGCACGTCTGCGTTCGAGGGGAATTCCCGTCGTCCTCGTCGATCGCCCCAGTGACGGCGGCGAGTTGTCCTCCGTCGCCGTCGACGACGTCGGCGGCGGATGCCTTGCCGCCCGCCACCTGCTCGACACCGGACGGCGACGGATCGCCTTCGTCGGCGGCCCACCGTCCATCCGGCAGGTGAGCGACCGTCACGAGGGGGCCCGCCGTGCGGTGGCCGAAACCGCGGAGGCGACTCTGGAAGTGATCGAGACCGCGGGACTCACGGTCCTCGAGGGGCGCGCCGCGGGCGAGCAGCTGCGAGGCCGCCCGATCGGACAACGCCCTGACGCCGTGTTCGCAGCGAACGACCTGCTCGCCGTAGGCGTGCTGCAGGCACTGATGATCCTGGGATCCATCTCCGTGCCCGATGACGTCGCCATCATCGGCTACGACGACATCGACTTCGCGTCAGCGGCCGTTGTGCCGCTCTCGTCCATCCGTCAGCCGAGTGAAGCGATCGGGCGTCAAGCGGTGGATCTGCTGCTGCAGGAGATCGACGGTCGCGAAGCACCGAAGCAGGTGACGTTTCAACCGGAACTGATCGTGCGACGTTCCACACGAGACTCGAGCACACCCCGGTCAAGCAATACGACCTGATGCAGGAACAGATTGTCCTGGGCCTGCGTCTCATAGCCGGACGGATCACGAATGCACTCGGGGCACCAATGACCAGCGGTGAGAATCAGTCGTGGACTGCCTGCGAAAATGTGTCCCCACGCGCACCTCCATACCAGGGGACGCTTGGTGGCGCTTCGCCATCCGAAGCGACGACGCGTCACCTTGGGCCGCCAGCGCGTACGGTGGGGCAGGATCCCACCGCAGGTACGCGCTCGAATTCTTCCCGACCGGGCCTTTTCTCCGACCGAGCGACGGCGCTCCTGCCTCAGCGAGCAAGAATCGGGCAACTCGACCTTTCCCACGGAATGAGCACGAAGTGGATAACAAAAGGCCCGGTCAAATGAGAAAAGCGCCGCACAGGATGCGCGACGCTCTTGCTCAATCCCATTGAACGGAACCGGAAAACGGCCTCTGATCAGGGGTTTATGGCGGTGACGGTGGGATTTGAACTCACACCGCCTGGCGTTTCGCGGGTGTACAAGCCCGTGTTTCTGCGGATCGCTAGGTTTCGCCGATGTGCCCGGTGGGTCAGGTTGCAACGGATTTTTTCTCGGCGGTTCCAAAAGCAGTTGAAGGCTCGTGAGGGCCGAGGTCCTGAATCCGCTGTCGTGAATCTTGCACACTCGCGATCACTGCTTCATACAAGCCCCGAGCGCTCTCAAGGGGTGTGCGCTTGGAGACGGTGTAGTTGTCGGCTATGACCTGCTCAGTGACCGTGTCGAGCCATCGCGCGGGCACTTCCTCGATTCCTCGAAGACCGGCCGACCATCCGCCTGCGATGTAGGCGCGGCAGTCCGTATCGCGCCCCATATTGACGCTGTTCACGATCGCGGGCTCCACGTGTCCTCCGCACAAGGAGAAGATGGCCATCGCCGACGAGAGGATCTCGACAGCGTTCGACATCCAGTGACCTCGGTACCGCGCTTGGTAGAGGGGGCGCAGCTCCTTCCAGTCCGATGCCTGGCCGGCCCAGGCCAGGCCCTCCGCGACCTCGGCTCGAGGCACGCGCCCGAGATGGCTCAGAGCGACCCCGATGACGTCATCGACCGTGGCGTGTGGGCGCAGAGACTCGGCGGTGCCGGCGGCGATGGCGGCAGCCACGTCAAAGGAGTAGTTATCGCGCGGGCCACGAACGTCCTTGATCCGCGCGAGATCGTGCGCGTCACGCGCAGCCTGATCGGGATCGCACGCGTTGATGACACCGACGGCAATCATCATTTTGGATGTGCCGATCATGCCGGGGAACGTCGCGTACCGGCCGACCTCCCAGGGGAAGACCCCAGCTTTCAGGCTGTAATAGATCACCTGGTCCTGCGGACCGAGAAGGTATCCGAAGTTGTTGGGGTTGACATCGCGAATCCACACGCGCGCAAGATCGTCTACCGTGATGCGCCCCTTCTTCTCGATGATGGCGGTGACCGCAAGGCGGTAGCGCTCGTGGCCATCCTCGCTCTGTCCGGGAGGGCGATCGTGAAGGTGCCAGATGAAGGGGTAGCCCCACTCCTGCTCCATACGGGCATCGCCATTGGGCAGTCGCGTGCCCCACGTGCTGCTCTTCCCGTGCTGCGGAAGGAGCTCCGTCAGGAGGCCGTACTCGGCCTCGATCCGGTCCCAGCTCATCCCCTCAACGACATCACCCATCGAGTTGGCGATGGTCGTGGCCGCCTCGATTCCGTAAATCTTGTCGAAGAGTGTCGGCATGCTGATCAGTCCGCCGTTCCGCAGGCGAGCCGCAACTCGTGCTCGGCGCCCGCCTTGAGCACCGCGAGGTCGTTCATGATCGTCGTCAGCCCGAACCCCTGCGCAAGACGTCGTGCCGCCATGGCGCCGCCAGCGCAGTGCACGCCAGCGACGATGCCGTGCCGCTCGCACGCCAGGCGGATCCGCTCGATCGCCTCGACGTGCTCCGGCTCGGTGCGCTCGTAGGCAGGAGGAAGGCCCAGGCCCAGGGCCAGGTCTGCAGGGCCGACATAGACGGCGTCGAGACCCGGTGTCGCCGCGATCGCATCGACGTTGTCGAGCCCACGCGGAGTCTCGACCATGACGGCGACGAAGATCTGCTCGAGGTCAGGGGTGTCACGCGAGCCGATCGTCGTCGATGCCCGCACGGGCCCGAACGAGCGCACGCCGTGCGGGGGATAAAGTGTGGCGGCGACGGCGGCCGCCGCCTCCTCGGCGGTCTCGACGAGCGGCACGACAATGCCGAGGGCACCGATGTCGAGGATGCGGCCGATGACGGCCGCATCGTTCGAGGGCACGCGGGCCATCGGCACGGTGCCCTGTCCACCGATTGCGGTGAACATCGCGACGGCGTCGGAAAGGTCGGCGGTGCCGTGCTGCATGTCGACGCTGACGTAGTCATATCCGGCCGAGGCGACAGCCTCTGCGGCGACCGCGCTCGGGGAAGCGAGCCAGGCGCCTCGGATCGGCTGGCCGGCGGCGGCCGCCGCACGAAGGGGATTGACGTAACTCATAGATCTCTTGTTCTCGCTCTCAAAGGGCTCGTTTGGGGTTGGCATTCTCAGCGCAGCCGCGTCGGCACCCCGACGTCGGCGGCCAGCGCGTCGAGATCGTCAACGATCTCGTGCGGAAGGGATATACCGTCGCGATAGGCGGCTTCCCACGCGCGCTGCTCGATTTCACCCGGCAGGAGAACGCGGTCGACGTCGGCCGCGGTGGGAAGCGACGACACCCGCGCGGCGAAGGTCTCGACATGATCGGCGAAGGCGTCGCGGCCGACCCAACCCGCCGGGTCGATCGCGATGAACATGTGCGAAACACCCTGGGGCCTTGTCCAGTCCTCGTACATGTCACCGATGTCCGGGCCGCTCACGCCCGACACCAGCGTGCCGGCAAGAAGGTCGATCATCATCGCGATGCCGGAGCCCTTGGGGCCAGCGAAGGGAAGGACGGATCCCGCAAGCGCGGCCGCGGCATCCGTCGTCGGTCGTCCCTCGGCGTCGACAGCCCACCCGGGGGGCACCGCGCGGCCGAGCTTTTCGAGCAGGATGATCTTTCCGCGGGCCGTTGCGCTCGTGGCCATGTCGATCACGATGGGCGGCTCGTGCCGTCGTGGCACTGCGATGCTCAGCGGATTGGTGCCCACGGCGCGGGACCTGCCGCCGTGATAGGTCATCGTCGGGGGCGCCGTTGACATCCCGATCCCCACGAGGCCCGCCCCCGCCAGCTGCCGCGTGAAGAAGGCGAGGGTTCCGCAGTGGTTCGAGCCGGCGACACCGACGACCGACACCATGTCGCGAGGCGCGTCCTGTATGGCGATGTCGATCGCCGCCTGCGCCCCGACCTGGCCGATCGCGTTCGCGGCATCCACGTGTGCGCTGCCCGTCGTTCGACGCAGCACGCGCGGGCGCGCCTGTGCATCGAGCAAACCCGCGCGCAGTCGTTCTGAATAGATCCGGGTCCGTGCGACGCCGTGCGAGGCGATGCCCCGCGCTTCAGCATCGACGAGGGAGTCGGCCACCAGGTGCGCCGAAGCGTCATGTAGGCCCGCCCGCTCAAGGATCGCCTGGCACTGGACGGCCAGCCGCTCCGGTAACACGCGAGCCTCCGCGGCGAGGACGTCCGGAGTGGGTTTCGTCGGGGTACCCACGTCACGCGCTCCCGGTTGCCGGGCAGCCAAGCGAAGGCGGGCTCAGCCGGCGTTGCGCTCCCGCAACTCGCGCAGCATCAGCGCCTCGCCCGTACGGAGATGCTCGATGAGAGCCGTGCGCGCCCTGGCAAAATCGTGCACCGTGAGCGCCTCGACGATCTCCTGGTGTTCGTCGAGGGTCTGCTCCATCCGCTCTTCGTGGGAACCGGAGAGAATGTAGCGTCCGCGATTGATGTGCGCGTTGAGGATCGAGTAGAACTCGATCATGCGCTGGTTGCGGCTGGCCGCGACGATCGCTCGATGGAAGCTGTCGTCGTTCGCGAAGTACGACGCCATCTGCTCCTTCGGGATGGGGTGCGAGAACTCCTCGA is part of the Microbacterium sp. ET2 genome and harbors:
- a CDS encoding ABC transporter substrate-binding protein, translated to MHTRKHLLTAAAVTGLLVMSGCAGGQGSSTETQTLRYGAAAPLASFAPWEARWAGDVAFLQPVYDTLLRTSPDGEIEAGLATDWSWNDSLTELTMTLRDDVTFSDGESFTAEVAAENLIRFRDGTSDNASFLTAMESAEAVDDATLRITLTQPDPAFLVYLSQNAGLQGSPAMWDSADAQTDPVGSGPYELDQSQTVVGSSYVFEKRDDYWDPESVHYDEIVVNVYNDATALVNALKGGQVDVSASNTPTQIPDAEAAGYSPNLVELNWAGFLLTDRDGTINPAMGDVRVRQAINHSLDRESLVQALAGGYGTPTTQVFSVNSDAYVPELDERYPYDIEKAKELLAEAGYPDGFTLIMPRNSFVPDAEFAIYAEQLAAAGITVEWEQTGEDLFPKMLGGTWAAFPFQLQSDPTAWQTMQLSMLPYSTWNTSHVENAELSALAAELQTAQGAEAEAVAQEVNEWIVEQAWFSPSYRVQSAFFSDADTQVVMQSDNIAPYLWNIQPK
- a CDS encoding TetR/AcrR family transcriptional regulator; this encodes MLKGRPGVGVSPRYQQNRMLIRFITGIDTGMSCYFRCVPATPTRRRGEYAKTALRREQILDAAAEVFGRSGFTSASLADIADAAGISIAGLNHHFATKTQLLEAVFDRNRARAAALFTSDDPVEKLRAVLNLAVANENDPLTTQLFTMMSVEASSADHPAHSWLLRHYEETLTMVTDTFAELEQIGLLRADMTPQAAARAYMALSDGLQIQALYQPGGFSQPDLIRRVLSSFLSQPL
- a CDS encoding alpha-hydroxy acid oxidase; the encoded protein is MVTRQLPRPAELLELMQFKRPELNGRKRRLESALTIADLRAIAKRRTPKAAFDYTDGAAEGEISLDRARRAFEDVEFHPDVLRPAPRVDTSCEILGGPSALPFGIAGRNWFQLYVMRQREISFGLVERAARAGFDTLQFTVDTPIAGARLRDKRNGFSIPPQLTLGTIVNAIPRPWWWIDFLTTPKLEFASLSTTGGTVGELLNAAMDPTISYDDLDLIRSMWPGKLVVKGVQNVADATRLVDRGVDGIILSNHGGRQLDRAPVPFHLLPHVVREVGKDATIMVDTGIMNGADIVASIALGAKFTLIGRAYLYGLMAGGRQGVDRTIAILRSEIERTMALLGVSSLAELEPRHVTQLIRLIPVSDGAAASP
- a CDS encoding rhamnulokinase gives rise to the protein MTGTGAVAAIDLGATSGRVIVGRVGPDALETETVARFPNTPVRVGDTLHWDILHLWGESLAGLRAAGRVAPDLRSVGVDSWAVDYGMLRRGTLLRNPVHYRDERTWRGVVRVHNRIRHPELFARNGLQHLPFNTVYQLESEEGDFLDLADKLLLIPDLLGYWLTGSIWAERTNASTTGLIDIRSGRWDTELLDRVGIRRSLLPDLVAPGDLVGTLSDGVASGTGLSPSVAVTAVGSHDTASAVVAVPMTQDGAAFISCGTWGLVGVETETPVLTTEAREAGFSNEGGVDGRIRLLRNVMGLWILTETIRGWEQEGDRIDLPELLGSAAEVPVTSVPLFDVDDSRFLRPGDMTARINAWCEEHGVAPPRTQAEYTRSIIESLADAFARTAHHAAALRGTPLRVIHIVGGGAMNELLCQRTADRAGVPVVAGPVEATALGNILVQARAVGFVDGSLEALRDLVARTQNLRHHHPRSEEE
- a CDS encoding bifunctional aldolase/short-chain dehydrogenase, with the translated sequence MTNPAAADLIARSNRLGADPKNTNYAGGNTSAKGAETDPVTGEPVELLWVKGSGGDLGTLTEAGLAVLRLDRMRALVNVYPGVEREDEMVAAFDYCLHGKGGAVPSIDTAMHGLVDAAHVDHLHPDSGIAIATAAEGEELTRTIFGDKVVWVPWRRPGFQLGLDIADVKARNPQAIGCVLGGHGITAWGDTSDEAEQNSLWIIGTAAEYIAENGKDEPFGGVRQGFDALPEAERRAKAAALAPTIRGLASTDKPMVGHFTDSDVVLDFLASEKAPALAALGTSCPDHFLRTKVKPLILDLPADAEVEASVARLRELHEEYRADYQAYYDAHATADSPAIRGADPLIVLVPGVGMFSYGANKQTARVAGEFYVNAINVMRGAEALSTYAPISDAEKFRIEYWALEEAKLQRMPKPKTHQGRIAFVSGAASGIGKAIATRLAAEGACVVVADLDLEKARAAAAELGDTDVAIGVAANVADADAVRAAMDAAVLAFGGVDLVVNNAGLSLSKPLLETTEKDWDLQHDVMAKGSFLVSKAAAKVLIEQQLGGDVVYISSKNSVFAGPNNIAYSATKADQAHQVRLLAVELGEHGVRVNGINPDGVVRGSGIFASGWGANRAATYGVEEKDLGTFYAQRTILKREVVPENVADAVYVLTGPELSRTTGLHIPVDSGVAAAFLR
- the rhaI gene encoding L-rhamnose isomerase, coding for MSKTLTPDALQQLSAQGIELPSWAFGNSGTRFRVFTTPGTPRDPFEKIADAAKVNEFTALAPSVALHIPWDKVDSYNALRDHAEGLGVKLGTINSNTFQDEDYKFGALTHAEDRIRQKAIDHHFECIDIMHATGSRDLKIWLAEGSNYPGQNDMRARQNRLADSLQQVYARLGNEQRLVLEYKFFEPAFYHTDVPDWGTSYAQVAALGDRAMVCLDTGHHAPGTNIEFIVMQLLRLGKLGSFDFNSRFYADDDLIVGAADPFQLFRILFEVVRGGGLNNPDVAFMLDQCHNIEDKIPGQIRSVLNVQEMTARALLVDRDALAAAQSANDVLGAQAVFMDAFYTDVRPALAEWRESRGLPADPMAAYAASGYQERIAADRVGGAQAGWGA